The nucleotide window CTAATGCGATGGACCGCTTTGATTTGGCGATAGATTTGTTCGAACGGCTCTGCAGGTCGTTGCAGTGCCACGAGTGGCCATTACCTGATCAAGATGCGCGAAATCTTAGCGCTCGAGACGATACTGGCTGGTCGCCAGTTCGCGAGCGTGAGAGGAATGTTGGTAGCGTCGGTGGGCTTTAGAACGATGTATCGTCTAGCAGAATCAGCGTCACCGAACCGCCCGGATCTAAAGCCAAAGGAATAGGTCTGCACGTATCGTACAGAACGCGTTCTTAATTTCCGTCGGTGTATTTCGAGACGTTGTCCAATGATTACCAACGACTTGATCTGCTTCCTCCGGCGGCATTGTCGCAATTTTAATCTGCGCTAAGGGGAAACAAAGCCAAGGATGGAAGCCCTGACATACCATGCCGGCGGATTGGCCTAGCCCAGCACGAGGTGTCGGCAGTAGCCGTGCTGAAAGTCAGGACACTAAGTTCGCTAGCGGTAGGACCACTGGAGGAAAAGTCAGGTCACGGAAAGGAAGGCAGTGGACGTGAGCACTACCATCATGGCGATCCGCCCACGAGCACGAGCGGCATCATCACGATCACGATAAACGTCCCCACCATCGGTCGCCTCCCGAGCCACCGCCGAAGCCTGCGGGGCCACCAGAAACTGCGAAGCCGCCGCCGGCCGTGAGTTCTTGATCAGTTTAGCTCACCCCTCCTCGGAGAAGAGATCTAGGAACTCGGCGACTTTCGCCAGGTTGCCTCGATCGCGAGGCTCTGCCGCTCGGTGGCGAAGACCTCTTCGATCGGGGCGTGTTGATGATTAGGACAACAAACCGCGCCGCAGCGCCTCGGCGACGCATTGGCCAATAGATGCTGCACCTAGTTTGCGGCGCGCGTTCTCAAGATGAAACACGACGGTGCGCGGCGCAATCTGGACCAGCACCGCGATATCCGCGACAGTTTTTCCCTGCGCGGTCCATGCAAGGCATTGGCGCTCGCGCTGGGTGAGTTCACTTGTCGCGAGTTTACCGGCAGAGGGTACGTCAAGTCTGGCGGCGACATGACAATGAAAGTGCAACCCCGACGAGTTGCACCAAATCCTTCCAATCGGCCACGAGCCTCTCCGGGTGAACGTCGCGGTCACCCGTCGCCAGCGTAAATGCAGCCATCCGCCCAAATCCACCCCTGATCGGCACGGTGATGCCTGATCTAATCCCGAACGTCGTCGCCTCATCGAAGAACCGGCGCTGCTCGCGGTTTCCGACCGGGGATGAGCCCTCGCCTCCCCAGCTGAACAGCGCATGCTCGGCGCGCGCGCGGCGTACCACAGGATCGAGCTGCTGATATCCAAGCTGGAAATACCGGCTGGTCCAGGATTTGGGATAGGACGAAATCAAAGTCGGCGTGTCGCCGGTCAGGCGCAGGTAGGCAAATCGCTGGAGGCCGAGCCTTTGTGTGAGCCGCGTTGCGACACGCTCGAATTCATCCGCCTTGGTTGCGGTTTGGATCGCATCAATGAACTCCTGAAAGATGCTTTCGACCGGGCTCATTCCGCCTCTACCGTTTAAATATAATCGACGTGCTTCTCGATGACCTCACCCTCGCCTTTGGCGAAGAAGCCGTCCGGGCACCGCAGGTCGCGCGAGCACCCGCCAGAACAGCCACGCCCGCTAGGCCGCGCTGCCGAGCTGGAGGAGCGCAGGAAGACCCTGCCCGTCCGCCAACGCACTTAGTTGGAAATGCCATGCCCCTATATTAGGCGAAACTCGTTTGTGCCGCCCCAGTATGTTCCGCCCGAGTATCGTTGGGAAGTAATAGGCCGGTGACAAACATCAATTAATCTGATGGACCGTTCTTATTTGGCGATGGATTTGTTCGCATGGCTCTGCGGGTCGTTTGAGTGCCACGTGGTGGCCCTTACCTGATCAAAGCGCGAAACGTTAGCGCCCCGATTCGATATTGGTCGAGCCCTGAAGTGAAAAGGAATAGGTCCGTTCGCAACTGAACTCGTCTTTACCTCCTCGCTATATTCGTAACGCTTCACTTTTGTCCGAAGCGTACCAACGATTTTGATCTGTTTCCTCCGGCCGGCATTATCCCCGTTTTTGATTTGCTCTAAGGGAAACCCAAGCCAAGGATGGAAACCCTGAAAGACGATGCCGTCGGATTTGCCCAGCCCAGCAAGAGCGCTCGGCAGTAGCTCTGCTGAGGGGCAGGAGGTGGTCCGGCGGTTCATGTGGGAGATCAGATCCATCAATGTGTATCTGGAGGAACTGCGCCAATTCCAGGCCAATGTGTTGGGCATCACCGGGCCACAGTGGATGATCTTGATGGCTTTGGCAGACTTGGACAAAGAAAACGGTGTTCCGGTCAACGTGGTGTCAAAATTGATGCACGTCGACGCTTCATTCGTCACGACCCAATCGAAACTGTTAGAAAAAAAGGCCTCCTGCGGCGCAAGCCCTCCGCGAGCGATGCCCAGGTCGTACAGCTGTCGCTGACGGACAAGACTTACAAGCATCTCGCGAGCCTTGCTGCACAACAGCAAGCACTCGATGAATTTGTTTTTGGTGAATTCCGTATTCGCGAACTGACCGAGTTCGCTAGCAGGCTCACTGCACTCAGGCACCGCCTAGAGAAAGCTCGCTTGAAAGTCGCTCTGGATTTCTGAGGACCAGAACGCAGAACGGCGCACTCTAGGTCGGGTTAGCTCCGAATCGAGATAAGATACAGCGCAGGTAAAAGTAAAGGATGCGCGCGTGCGGATTCCGATGATCTCGCCCGGGTGTACCGATTTGATCTCGCCCGGGATTCCGAGATGATCTCGCCCACCATTCCGATTTGATGTCGCCCGGGGCGCGAGGCGTTCTGGCTGTCAGTTTTCTGGCATCGGGCAAGCCGCGGGGTCAACCTTGAATCGCGGCTTGAGGGTCTTCTTCGTCTGCTGTTCTGTGGGCATGTGGGCAACGCGCTTGCGTTGTCCAAGCGCAGCGGCATGTCCACAGCGCCACTTGCTCAGGCCTTTCGGCTGGGTTTGCGGGTTCGCCGCATGCTCTCGCCGTTCAGATCGATCCGGTGGGCGTTATGGACCAGGCGATCGAGGACGGCGTCGGCGTAGGTGGGGTCGCCGATCAGCGCGTGCCATTGGTCGACGGGGAGCTGGCTGGTGACGATGGTGGAGCGGCGGCCGTAGCGATCCTCAAGGATCTCCAGGAGGTCGTGGCGGGCTGCTGCGTCGAGCGGCTCGAGGCCCCAGTCGTCGAGGATGAGGAGATCGACACGGCCCAGCGCACGCAGCAGACGGGGATGGCGGCCGTCGCCGCGCGCCAAAGCGAGATCGCTGAACAGCCGCGGGACGCGCTGATAAAGCACGGAGCGATTGTCGCGGCAGGCCTTGTTGCCGAGCGCCGAGGCGATCCAGCTCTTGCCAACACCGGAGGGCCCGCAGATCAGCAGGTTGGCGTGGTCATCGATCCATTGGCCTTCGACCAGCATCGTCAGGAGGCTGCGGTCGAGGCCGCGCGGGGTGCGGTAGTCGATGTCCTCGACGCAGGCCTGCTGGCGCAGCTTGGCATATTGCAGCCGCTTCGACAGCCGCTTGTCGCGTCGCAGTGACGCTTCGCGTTCGAGCAGGAGCGCGAGCCATTCGGCGTGGCCGAGGCTCGTGGCGTCGCCGCCGGCTTCGATGTCGGCGAAGGCCTTGGCCATGCCGTGAAGGCCGAGTGCGTGGAGCTGATCGAGGGTCGGATGGGTGAGCAAGATGGGATCTCCTAATTGTAGTAGCGCGGCCCGCGGATGTTGGAATGCAGGATCGGCGCGTCATCCGCGGAGCGCCTGGGGGAAGGACGCCGATCGAGATTGTTGGCGAGGATCGACTTGACCGAGCCGTAGGTGCGCGCGCCGATCTCGATCGCCCGCATGGCGGCGGCATCGAGCCGCTCTTGCCCGTAGGATCGAGCGAGCCGGATGATGCCGAGACAGGCGCGGAAGCCCTGTTCCGGATGCGCGCGCTCGTCGAGGATCAGATCGCACAGCGCCGCGGTGGCCGGCCCGATCGCGGCGGCCTCCTTGCGGATGCGCTCGATGGTCCAGCCGGCATGGCGCCGATGACTGGATGCCATATGCTCCGGCACGGTCGTGTGCTTGTGGTTGCCGCTCATGCGCTGATGCGCGGCGATCCGCTCGCCCTTGTGGAAAATCTCGACGGTGCGGGCGGTGAAGCGCACCTCGACCTCGGCGCGGACGAAGCGATGCGGGACGCTGTAGTAATGCGCCTCGACCTCGACGTGATAGTCGATGCTGACCCGGCAGATCCGCCACTCGGCGAACACATAAGGGCTCTCCGGCAAGGCCTGGAGTGCCGGCCGGTCGATCTCCTCCAATAGCTTGCGACGGGTCACGCCGAGCCGCCGGATCGGCCGCTCCTCGTTGAGCCGGGTCAGCAACTCGGCGATCGCCGCGTTGACCTCGGCGAGGCTGTAGAACGTGCGGTGGCGCAGCCGCCCGAGCAGCCAGCGCTCGACCATGAGGACCGCCTGTTCGACCTTCGCCTTGTCCCGTGGCCGTCGCGGCCTCGCCGGCAGGATGGCGGTGCCGTAATGCGCCGCCATGTCGGCGTAGCTGCGGTTGATCCGCGGATCGTAGAGGCAGGCCTTGATCACCGCCACTTTGGTGTTGTCCGGCACCAGCAGCGCCGGCACGCCGCCGATCGCCTCGAAGGCGCCGACGTGGCCGCTGATCCAGTCGGCGAGCCCCTGCGTCCAAGTCGCCTGTGCATAGGTGAAGCTCGACGCGCCGAGCACCGCGACGAAGATCTGCGCGGTGCGCCGCTCGCCGGTGAGCCGGTCGATCACCACCGGCACGCCGTCGCCCGCATAGTCGACGAACAGCTTGTCGCCGGCTGCATGCGACTGGCGCATCGTCACCGACAACCGGCCTTCCCAGGCGCGGTAAAGCTCGCAGAACCGCGAATAGCGATACCCGCCGGGCTCGCTTGCGATGTACTCCTCCCACAGGATCGACAGCGTCACGTGCTTGCGCTTGAGCTCGCGATGCACCGACGCCCAGTCCGGCTCGGCGAGACGTCGCTGGCCGCGCCGGGTGCCAGGACCGGCTCCCGCTGCCGCGAACAGCCGCGCTTCCAGCACCGTGTCGGTGACGTCATCGGGCAACGGCCAGGTCAGCCCCGATGCCTCGAACCGCCGGATCGTCAGCCGCACCGTCGAGGGCGCCGCCCCGACCCGCCGCGCGATCTCGCGGGTCGGCATCCCGGCCGACTTCAATCTGATCACATCGCGCACATGGCGCATCGCAAGCCTCTCCGTCGGCATCCTGGTCCCCCCTTGCAAAGCCGAAAGGCGGGACCGTAGCGGAGCCAGAAGAGGCCTCGTCACCCCGGGCGACATCATCCCGGAATGGTGGGCGAGATCATCTCGGAATGGCGGGCGACGTCAAATCGGAACGGTGGGCGAGATCATTCCGGAATCGTGGGCGACATCGAGCGGAATCAGCATGCGCGCGTCCTCCTAGGAGCCTCGCTGTAAGCCTTCTGCTGGCGGCTGCTGGTTTTACGGGCATTGCCGTGTGGGTTCTGAGAAAGCTTTGATGGGGCGCCTCGATGTGCCGGCTCCCCGCAGGCGAAGTCTTTTTCGGAGCCCAGACAATCGCGCCGATCGACTCTCTTGTGGCTCGCTTCTGCGTCGCTTCGAGATGAGAATAGGCCGAGTGTCGATAGAGAAGCCTTTAGTAACGCCGAACGCTGGCCAGTCTCTTAAATCTAGAGCCTCCGGACGGGACCGCTGACGAGCAGACCTTTCTCGAAGCGTCTCGTACTCTAAAGTTGGGGCGGAGGCGAGCGCTGCGCGCGAGCCTCTTGATCAGCTTGGATCGCTCGAGCAGAAAGTCGCGAACGATACGGCGCGCTAAGCAGCAACACAAAAAGCCTCCGTTGGCCTCATATCTGGCAGCGGATCGGCTGCTTCTTGAACCCGTCATTACCAGCGTGCCTTGGGTGGCGCAGACCGACCACAACCATCTTCGCCTGCGCTGTTTTAAGAAAACCTCGAATACTGGAAATCGATCAGACATGGCATCAGCCCCTGAAGCCATAACCTCTACCCGTCGTCTGCATTCTGCATCATAGCCCAACTAGGCGGGTGCCGGTCTATCTGTTGCGCATGCTGGTTCTACGCGCACTGCCGTGTGGGTTCTAAGAAAGCCTTGATGGACCGCCTCGATCTGCCGGCTCCCCTCAAGCGAAGTGTCTTTTCCGGCCCCACCAAAGCCAGGAACACGGGCCCGCCGTGGAGATGCTCATTTGGTCATTTCCGCAGGCATTCAGGTGTTAATTGCGGAAGTCCGTAGAGCGCAGCAGACGTCTCGCCGAGGATCCGCTCTCGGGCGTCCTCGTCTGTGACGAGCGCCTCAAGCCATTCCAGGGTCTCCGCATAGGATGGCGCATAGGCGTGGGCGGCCGTCACGTGCGGCCACTCCGACCCGCAGAGCAGCTGTTTCGGTCCGAGCTCCTCCAGCATCCTGCCCGCCGCTGCCTGGGCCCAGCCATCTGGGACACGTCCGATTCCCGACAGCTTCACCCACGCCTCCGCGCCTTTAGCTAGCGCCAGAAGCCGCTCCAGGCGCGGATCCCAGGCGGGATCGCGGGCGCAGTCCGCAAGTCCGAAGCCTCGGAACACCAGGCGATGGCCGTCGGCTAGGAGCAGCTCTGCCAAGCGCTCACGTCCTTCGATGCCGCCGGACACCTCCAAGTGCAAGCCTAGCTGAAGGGCAGCCTCGAGGGACTCGGTCAGTGGATCGGGATCGTCGAGGGTTAACGCCAAACCCGCGGCGCCTGATTGGCCCCACTCCTCCAGGACCTCAGGCGCCAGGGGCTGCACGAGCGGCGGAATGAGCCTCACCGGCATTCGGGCCTGGCTGGCCTGGGCGAAGAGCTCCGTCGCGTCGCCGCCCAAGAAGGCGGGCTGGACCAGGACCAGCCCCGTGATCGCGCAGTCGCGCGCGGCGCCTTCTAGCTGATCCACGGAGCCGTCGATGATGGGCGCGGCCCGCCGGGCCTCTCGGGGAAAGGCATGGACCTCGCAGTCGATCCTCATGAGGCGCCCTCGCCGCAGAGCGCACGGACCAGAGCGCCCGCCAGGCCCCAGCTCATGCTCAAACGCAGGTCCTCGACAGCGGTGCGGCGGGCGTAGAGACGCTCTATTATCAGCTCAAGCAAGCGGCGAGCGGTGTCCCCCTGCGCGTCCGGGACGTGGCGCTTGACCTCCATGATCTCGCCTATAGGGCCAAATCCCGAGATCGGATGCCCGCGCGCCGCTGCAAGTACCGGGCCGCTATAGGTGCTCATTTGGTTATTTCCTCCGCCATGTAAGTCCTAGCTGCGAAAAAAATGCCAGATGCAGATAAGTGAAGAGAATCTAGTTCTCTCGCCGTTTGCGCGCGGAAGACGGGAGATCCTTTTACGATCATCTCGCTCGACAAATACCCCGCGAGCGGACTCCAGAATTGTTGCACCAGCTGAGCGATAATTGTCGTCCGTTGGGCCAATGCAGGCGGCTTCGATTGCCACGCTGTCGCCGACCGCCCCATATTCGCGGACGGCTCCAGGCGTAAGGCCACACGATGACCTCGATTTCTTTGGGGA belongs to Bradyrhizobium icense and includes:
- the istA gene encoding IS21 family transposase, which encodes MRHVRDVIRLKSAGMPTREIARRVGAAPSTVRLTIRRFEASGLTWPLPDDVTDTVLEARLFAAAGAGPGTRRGQRRLAEPDWASVHRELKRKHVTLSILWEEYIASEPGGYRYSRFCELYRAWEGRLSVTMRQSHAAGDKLFVDYAGDGVPVVIDRLTGERRTAQIFVAVLGASSFTYAQATWTQGLADWISGHVGAFEAIGGVPALLVPDNTKVAVIKACLYDPRINRSYADMAAHYGTAILPARPRRPRDKAKVEQAVLMVERWLLGRLRHRTFYSLAEVNAAIAELLTRLNEERPIRRLGVTRRKLLEEIDRPALQALPESPYVFAEWRICRVSIDYHVEVEAHYYSVPHRFVRAEVEVRFTARTVEIFHKGERIAAHQRMSGNHKHTTVPEHMASSHRRHAGWTIERIRKEAAAIGPATAALCDLILDERAHPEQGFRACLGIIRLARSYGQERLDAAAMRAIEIGARTYGSVKSILANNLDRRPSPRRSADDAPILHSNIRGPRYYN
- a CDS encoding amidohydrolase family protein, whose protein sequence is MRIDCEVHAFPREARRAAPIIDGSVDQLEGAARDCAITGLVLVQPAFLGGDATELFAQASQARMPVRLIPPLVQPLAPEVLEEWGQSGAAGLALTLDDPDPLTESLEAALQLGLHLEVSGGIEGRERLAELLLADGHRLVFRGFGLADCARDPAWDPRLERLLALAKGAEAWVKLSGIGRVPDGWAQAAAGRMLEELGPKQLLCGSEWPHVTAAHAYAPSYAETLEWLEALVTDEDARERILGETSAALYGLPQLTPECLRK
- the istB gene encoding IS21-like element helper ATPase IstB, producing MLTHPTLDQLHALGLHGMAKAFADIEAGGDATSLGHAEWLALLLEREASLRRDKRLSKRLQYAKLRQQACVEDIDYRTPRGLDRSLLTMLVEGQWIDDHANLLICGPSGVGKSWIASALGNKACRDNRSVLYQRVPRLFSDLALARGDGRHPRLLRALGRVDLLILDDWGLEPLDAAARHDLLEILEDRYGRRSTIVTSQLPVDQWHALIGDPTYADAVLDRLVHNAHRIDLNGESMRRTRKPSRKA
- a CDS encoding response regulator transcription factor; its protein translation is MTATFTRRGSWPIGRIWCNSSGLHFHCHVAARLDVPSAGKLATSELTQRERQCLAWTAQGKTVADIAVLVQIAPRTVVFHLENARRKLGAASIGQCVAEALRRGLLS
- a CDS encoding autoinducer binding domain-containing protein, whose translation is MSPVESIFQEFIDAIQTATKADEFERVATRLTQRLGLQRFAYLRLTGDTPTLISSYPKSWTSRYFQLGYQQLDPVVRRARAEHALFSWGGEGSSPVGNREQRRFFDEATTFGIRSGITVPIRGGFGRMAAFTLATGDRDVHPERLVADWKDLVQLVGVALSLSCRRQT